A genomic segment from Ptychodera flava strain L36383 chromosome 23 unlocalized genomic scaffold, AS_Pfla_20210202 Scaffold_23__1_contigs__length_28996876_pilon, whole genome shotgun sequence encodes:
- the LOC139124007 gene encoding transcription factor ces-2-like, with protein MICSIGLTTISFLPKTDSMATSIALRWTLEPSGLFDTESSLSTIDVSTKADILKTAVDQADLFPMLRDIEPIEGDLLTSPGSDVMGDVFFDAFTDLSGLLSGEASQTCSGVTVFDEIACQAVPPSTNTPKIEGTIQEVKSPKKRKLAVDAEEDDNEFKQEEKKPRTSTSTASYEKYRERRDKNNHASRKSREARKAKDSLLEKKAEELEQSNIKLQEKIEELTKHTDFLRKKLIETLSTKNLAQKCQ; from the exons ATGATCTGCTCGATTGGTTTGACGACGATAAGTTTTCTACCAAAGACGGACTCCATGGCCACCAGCATTGCCTTACGTTGGACCCTGGAACCAAGTGGCCTATTTGACACAg AAAGCAGCCTGTCCACAATCGATGTCTCTACAAAAGCAGATATCTTGAAGACGGCTGTTGACCAAGCGGATCTGTTCCCTATGCTTCGGGACATTGAACCTATAGAGGGCGACCTTCTGACTTCACCAGGCAGTGATGTCATGGGGGATGTTTTCTTCGATGCATTCACTGATCTGTCAGGCCTTCTGTCAGGG GAGGCCAGTCAGACTTGCAGTGGGGTAacagtgtttgatgaaattgccTGTCAGGCCGTTCCACCAAGTACTAACACCCCCAAGATAGAGGGTACCATTCAAGAGGTGAAGTCGCCCAAGAAGCGTAAGCTTGCCGTTGATGCGGAAGAGGATGACAATGAATTCAAACAGGAAGAGAAGAAGCCGAGGACATCCACGTCGACTGCAAGCTATGAAAAATATCGTGAGAGAAGGGACAAAAATAACCACGCCTCGAGAAAATCGCGAGAGGCCAGGAAAGCGAAAGATTCGTTATTAGAAAAGAAAGCGGAAGAATTGGAGCAAAGTAATATCAAACTACAGGAAAAGATTGAAGAATTGACAAAACACACTGATTTCTTGAGAAAGAAACTGATTGAGACACTATCGACtaaaaatttggcacaaaaatgTCAGTGA